A genomic stretch from Lathyrus oleraceus cultivar Zhongwan6 chromosome 2, CAAS_Psat_ZW6_1.0, whole genome shotgun sequence includes:
- the LOC127122380 gene encoding uncharacterized protein LOC127122380 translates to MVCILLEQVDVILGINWLELNQVFTNCFDKLVQYAADGKCSDDGKVVLFLTLKMLPVQDSYIYDLPLEREFEFDGGEELTFVSAKQVRESVKDMTQVFVMLTSLGARGQGVVCDFPRVCEFPGVFSGDISDLPPEREMGFSIDLVPGTRLVPMIPYRMSASEMGKLKKQLEYLLEKKLEIEPFVWKVFPNASFV, encoded by the exons ATGGTTTGTATTTTGTTGGAACAAGTTGACGTTATTCTTGGAATAAATTGGTTGGAGTTAAACCAAGTGTTTACCAATTGTTTTGATAAGTTGGTGCAGTATGCTGCTGATGGCAAGTGCTCAGATGATGGTAAAGTTGTGTTGTTCCTAACACTGAAGATGTTGCCGGTTCAAGATTCCT ATATCTATGACTTGCCTCTAGAGCGTGAATTTGAATTTGATGGAGGTGAAGAGTTGACGTTTGTATCAGCTAAGCAAGTGAGAGAATCCGTGAAGGATATGACACAAGTGTTTGTGATGTTAACTTCGTTGGGAGCTAGAGGACAGGGAGTAGTTTGTGATTTTCCTAGAGTGTGTGAATTTCCTGGAGTGTTTTCTGGAGACATCAGTGATTTGCCTCCAGAGCGCGAAATGGGTTtttctatagacttagtacctggtactagatTGGTGCCGATGATTCCTTATAGGATGTCTGCTTCAGAGATGGgaaaattgaagaagcaacttgaatATTTGCTTGAGAAGAA GCTTGAAATAGAACCATTTGTTTGGAAAGTTTTTCCAAATGCGAGTTTTGTTTAA